One part of the Sphingobacterium sp. LZ7M1 genome encodes these proteins:
- a CDS encoding GH92 family glycosyl hydrolase has translation MKRLFSYLTFAVLSLGHLAMAQQPIQSVDLFIGTAHARWFHFAPGAMPFGMAKPGPSTNGSLGNKSGWEATGYDFRDHSIESFPNFHEFQIGGISLMASNGKLKTIPGNLDDPQTGYRSSFDRKDELAEPGYYRVLLKDYGITAELTATERVAFHRYTFPKSDESHIIFDIGNIMGESGKVKDAEVKINDDGTIEGYAITAPFYVEKYQAGSDIRMYFYAEINKKAKKHGVFRGEKQFEGLDRISGISSGAYFSYTTADEESIEVKLGLSYTSVAEAMANLTAEASNLDFDAAKEQNQTQWNEMLGRIQVKGGKETDRTKFYTGLYHALLGRGLASDVSGAYPKNDGTVGYIEKDQTGEPKHQHYNTDAVWGAFWNLTQLWTIAYPEYLSDFVNSQLLIYKDSGWLADGIANSRYVSGVGTNFVSLVIASAYMQGIRDFDVQLGYEAALKNEIDGKGRPRGAGKLDVDQFVAKGYVPHIDKSDSEIHESWMFSASHTLEYSFSSYAVAQFAKALGKKQDYAQLSTLSQGWKHLFDPQLKLIRPKLANGDFIMDFKPSQAWRGFQEGNSYQYTFYVPHDPKGLIQAIGKKAFNARLDSIFVQSEALGFSGGKNIDAFSGLEGLYNQGNQPNLHVSWLFNFSGKPSLTQKWVQEICNKFYGNEGIHGYGYGQDEDQGQLGAWYVMAAMGIFDVAGLTDADAKMGLSTPLFDEIKIQLNPKYYSGKDFVIKKENPGSSGAYIDQINLNGKIVHEPFIPLKSIRAGGILKLKTGNRPKDKY, from the coding sequence ATGAAAAGATTGTTCAGCTATTTAACATTTGCCGTTCTTAGCCTAGGTCATCTTGCTATGGCCCAACAACCGATTCAATCGGTGGATCTCTTTATTGGTACAGCTCATGCGCGCTGGTTTCATTTTGCTCCAGGTGCCATGCCATTTGGTATGGCCAAGCCCGGACCGTCGACCAATGGAAGTTTGGGTAATAAAAGTGGATGGGAGGCGACAGGTTACGACTTCCGCGACCATAGCATAGAAAGTTTTCCTAATTTCCATGAATTCCAGATAGGTGGGATTTCGTTAATGGCAAGCAATGGCAAATTGAAAACTATCCCGGGAAATCTGGATGATCCCCAAACGGGCTATCGTTCAAGTTTTGACCGTAAAGATGAACTGGCAGAACCGGGATATTACCGGGTATTGCTAAAAGATTATGGCATTACAGCGGAATTGACGGCTACCGAAAGAGTCGCGTTCCATCGCTATACCTTTCCTAAAAGTGATGAATCCCATATCATTTTCGATATTGGCAATATCATGGGGGAGAGCGGAAAGGTGAAGGACGCTGAGGTGAAAATAAACGATGATGGTACCATTGAAGGATATGCGATTACAGCACCATTTTATGTAGAGAAATATCAGGCTGGTTCCGATATCAGGATGTATTTCTATGCGGAGATCAACAAAAAAGCGAAAAAGCACGGCGTATTCCGGGGAGAAAAGCAGTTTGAGGGACTTGATCGGATTTCAGGGATTTCTTCAGGAGCTTATTTCAGCTATACTACTGCTGATGAGGAAAGCATCGAAGTCAAGTTAGGCCTTTCCTATACATCAGTTGCTGAGGCCATGGCAAATTTGACTGCAGAAGCCAGTAATTTGGATTTTGATGCTGCCAAAGAACAGAATCAAACCCAATGGAATGAAATGTTGGGAAGGATTCAGGTGAAGGGTGGAAAGGAAACAGATCGCACAAAGTTTTATACCGGTCTTTACCATGCTCTGTTGGGCAGGGGATTGGCAAGTGATGTTTCAGGAGCCTATCCAAAAAATGATGGGACCGTAGGGTACATTGAAAAGGACCAAACAGGAGAGCCAAAACATCAACATTACAATACAGATGCGGTATGGGGGGCTTTTTGGAATTTGACACAACTATGGACCATCGCCTATCCAGAATACTTGTCTGATTTTGTGAATTCGCAATTGTTGATCTATAAGGATTCAGGATGGTTGGCAGATGGAATAGCCAATAGCAGATATGTTTCTGGCGTTGGGACCAATTTTGTAAGCCTTGTTATTGCCAGTGCCTATATGCAGGGAATTCGGGATTTTGATGTGCAATTGGGTTATGAAGCGGCATTGAAAAATGAAATTGATGGAAAGGGGAGGCCACGAGGAGCAGGAAAATTGGATGTGGATCAATTTGTAGCGAAGGGATATGTGCCACATATTGATAAATCTGATAGTGAAATCCATGAATCTTGGATGTTTTCAGCTTCTCATACCTTGGAATATTCTTTCAGTTCCTATGCAGTTGCCCAATTTGCCAAAGCATTGGGCAAGAAGCAGGACTATGCACAGCTATCCACATTATCACAGGGCTGGAAGCATCTTTTTGACCCTCAATTGAAATTGATAAGACCTAAACTTGCCAATGGGGATTTTATTATGGATTTTAAACCTAGCCAAGCATGGCGGGGTTTTCAGGAAGGAAATTCCTATCAATATACATTTTATGTGCCGCATGATCCTAAAGGCCTGATACAAGCTATAGGTAAAAAAGCGTTCAACGCTAGGTTGGACAGTATTTTTGTGCAATCGGAAGCATTAGGGTTTTCGGGAGGTAAAAATATTGATGCCTTTTCAGGACTAGAGGGTCTCTACAACCAAGGGAATCAGCCGAATCTACATGTATCTTGGTTGTTTAACTTTTCTGGGAAGCCTTCATTGACGCAGAAATGGGTTCAGGAAATCTGTAATAAATTCTATGGTAATGAGGGCATTCATGGATATGGATATGGGCAGGATGAGGATCAAGGGCAATTAGGTGCTTGGTATGTAATGGCAGCCATGGGCATATTTGATGTGGCTGGACTAACGGATGCCGATGCAAAAATGGGCCTATCGACGCCACTCTTTGACGAGATCAAGATTCAATTGAACCCAAAATACTATTCAGGTAAGGACTTTGTCATTAAGAAAGAGAACCCAGGTTCGAGTGGTGCCTATATTGATCAGATTAATCTGAATGGCAAGATCGTCCATGAACCATTTATCCCATTAAAGTCAATAAGGGCAGGAGGGATACTGAAATTAAAAACTGGCAATCGTCCAAAAGATAAATACTAA